The proteins below come from a single Burkholderia sp. FERM BP-3421 genomic window:
- a CDS encoding MATE family efflux transporter: MLADLRRIVGLAWPVLVGQLALIAFGVIDTAMVGRFSTVDLAALGLGASIYISVFIGLTGILSALQPIAGQLYGARRPTEIGEEVRQALWLAALLAVPGFLLLHFPELLLRLAHAPDELHARTVDYLRILSFSLPAALLFRIYNALTNAVGKPRLAMILQVGALLLKFPLNLWFIFGGLGVPALGGPGCGLASTLINWGLALIGFVLLARHKVFAPLAIFTRFSWPEWRRQKALLVLGVPMGLSYLIEVTSYACMALFISHFGTTMLAGHQIAANLGAVLYMTPLAIGVASSTLVAQALGAGQPAAARALSRHAILFAAATACCYGLLVFMLRPVLVLGYTSNPQIAAAALPLMAIVALYHVFDAVQISTAFVLRAYRVAIVPTVIYATALWGVGIGGGYLLGFDIVGWAPAWLTGARGFWCANMTSLAVAGSGLVLYWRHISRQRLTAD; this comes from the coding sequence ATGCTCGCCGACCTGCGCCGGATCGTCGGACTCGCCTGGCCCGTGCTCGTCGGGCAGCTCGCGTTGATCGCGTTCGGCGTGATCGACACCGCGATGGTCGGACGCTTCTCCACGGTCGACCTCGCCGCGCTCGGTCTCGGCGCCTCGATCTACATCTCGGTCTTCATCGGCCTGACCGGAATCCTCTCCGCGTTGCAGCCGATCGCCGGGCAGCTGTACGGCGCGCGCCGCCCCACCGAAATCGGCGAGGAGGTCCGCCAGGCGCTCTGGCTCGCCGCGCTGCTGGCCGTGCCCGGCTTCCTGCTGCTGCATTTTCCCGAACTCCTGCTGCGCCTCGCGCATGCGCCCGACGAACTGCATGCGCGCACCGTCGACTACCTGCGCATCCTGTCGTTCAGCCTGCCGGCCGCGCTGCTGTTCCGGATCTACAACGCGCTGACCAACGCGGTCGGCAAGCCGCGCCTCGCGATGATCCTGCAGGTCGGCGCGCTGCTGCTCAAGTTTCCGCTCAACCTGTGGTTCATCTTCGGCGGCCTCGGCGTGCCCGCGCTGGGCGGGCCGGGCTGCGGGCTCGCGAGCACGCTGATCAACTGGGGGCTCGCGCTGATCGGCTTCGTGCTGCTCGCGCGCCACAAGGTGTTCGCGCCGCTCGCGATCTTCACGCGTTTCAGCTGGCCCGAGTGGCGGCGTCAGAAGGCCCTGCTCGTGCTCGGCGTACCGATGGGCCTGTCCTACCTGATCGAAGTCACGTCGTATGCGTGCATGGCGCTCTTCATCTCCCACTTCGGCACCACCATGCTCGCCGGCCACCAGATCGCCGCGAATCTCGGCGCGGTGCTGTACATGACGCCGCTCGCGATCGGCGTCGCCTCCTCGACCCTCGTGGCCCAGGCGCTCGGCGCGGGGCAACCGGCGGCCGCGCGCGCGCTATCGCGCCACGCCATCCTGTTCGCCGCGGCAACCGCATGCTGCTACGGACTCCTCGTGTTCATGCTGCGGCCCGTGCTCGTGCTCGGCTATACCTCGAACCCGCAGATCGCCGCAGCGGCCCTGCCGCTGATGGCGATCGTCGCCCTCTATCACGTCTTCGACGCGGTGCAGATCAGCACCGCGTTCGTGCTGCGCGCCTACCGGGTCGCGATCGTGCCGACCGTGATCTATGCCACCGCACTGTGGGGCGTCGGCATCGGCGGCGGCTACCTGCTCGGCTTCGATATCGTCGGCTGGGCGCCCGCGTGGCTGACCGGCGCGCGCGGCTTCTGGTGCGCGAACATGACGAGCCTCGCGGTCGCCGGCAGCGGGCTCGTGCTGTACTGGCGGCATATCAGCCGGCAGCGGCTCACGGCCGACTGA
- a CDS encoding ArnT family glycosyltransferase: MKPVVRLTASATRALPRWLLLTLCIVYAAFGLFGRDPWKNEDAAGFGVMWTMAEGKLHDWLLPNLLGKFITSDGPLGYWLGGLAIRALGPWVDPSNASRVYTGILFCVACAFVWYAAYLLGRRPEVQPFKYAFGGEPEPRDYGRTLADGALLVLVACFGLAERGHETTPQLAQFASIAMFVYGLVRSVDKPLQGALWWGAALGLVALSGNPVLVGALLVGTAALVAFAPELRNRWLPLVGLPLAIVLFAVWPVAALTLFPDDANWFLNQWLYGSLMRFSGPPTAVLGYAAKNLPLFTWPAWPLALWAWVSWTGFRRRPHIAAPLSVIVPLVALVILQSQQTNRMYLLILPPLAVLATFALPTLKRGAINAIDWFAVLSFTILGSFVWLVWLASLTGFPYPLARNLARLVPGYEPHFKVLSFACALAVTVCWVLLVRWRISRQPQVLWRSVVLSSAGTTLMWVLLMTLWLPFVNYSRTYRDVAQQIAAHLPADYECISPVRLGDAQIATFAYFGDMHFSFTDDCDVLLRQDRADYGEPSSISQYVWRLVWEGRRIADRDERFRLYERIERPKPPVKRRPARPRN, translated from the coding sequence ATGAAGCCTGTCGTCCGTCTCACCGCCTCCGCCACCCGCGCGCTGCCGCGCTGGCTGCTGCTCACGCTCTGCATCGTCTATGCGGCGTTCGGCCTGTTCGGCCGCGACCCGTGGAAAAACGAGGATGCGGCGGGCTTCGGCGTGATGTGGACGATGGCCGAGGGCAAGCTGCATGACTGGCTGCTGCCCAACCTGCTCGGCAAGTTCATCACCTCGGACGGCCCGCTCGGCTACTGGCTCGGCGGCCTCGCGATCCGCGCGCTCGGCCCCTGGGTCGATCCGAGCAACGCCTCGCGCGTCTATACCGGGATCCTGTTCTGCGTCGCGTGCGCGTTCGTCTGGTACGCCGCGTACCTGCTCGGCCGCCGCCCCGAGGTCCAGCCGTTCAAGTACGCGTTCGGCGGCGAACCCGAGCCGCGCGACTACGGCCGCACCCTCGCCGACGGCGCGCTGCTCGTCCTGGTCGCCTGCTTCGGCCTCGCCGAACGCGGCCACGAGACCACCCCGCAGCTCGCGCAATTCGCCTCGATCGCGATGTTCGTCTACGGGCTCGTGCGCTCCGTCGACAAGCCGCTGCAAGGCGCGCTCTGGTGGGGCGCCGCGCTCGGCCTCGTCGCGCTGTCCGGCAACCCGGTGCTGGTCGGCGCGCTGCTCGTCGGCACCGCGGCGCTCGTCGCGTTCGCGCCCGAATTGCGCAACCGCTGGCTGCCGCTCGTCGGCCTGCCGCTCGCGATCGTCCTGTTCGCCGTCTGGCCGGTCGCGGCGCTCACGCTGTTTCCCGACGACGCGAACTGGTTCCTCAACCAGTGGCTGTATGGCAGCCTGATGCGTTTTTCGGGTCCGCCCACGGCGGTGCTCGGCTACGCGGCGAAAAACCTGCCGCTCTTCACCTGGCCCGCCTGGCCGCTCGCGCTGTGGGCCTGGGTCAGCTGGACCGGATTCCGCCGCCGGCCGCACATCGCCGCGCCGCTGTCGGTGATCGTGCCGCTCGTCGCGCTCGTGATCCTGCAGAGCCAGCAGACCAACCGCATGTACCTGCTGATCCTGCCGCCGCTCGCGGTGCTCGCGACCTTCGCGCTGCCCACCCTCAAGCGCGGCGCGATCAACGCGATCGACTGGTTCGCGGTGCTCAGCTTCACGATCCTCGGCAGCTTCGTCTGGCTCGTCTGGCTCGCCTCGCTCACGGGCTTCCCGTACCCGCTCGCGCGCAACCTCGCGCGGCTCGTGCCCGGCTACGAACCGCACTTCAAGGTGCTGTCGTTCGCGTGCGCGCTCGCCGTGACGGTATGCTGGGTGCTGCTCGTGCGCTGGCGCATCTCGCGGCAGCCGCAGGTGCTGTGGCGCAGCGTCGTGCTGTCGAGCGCGGGCACCACGCTGATGTGGGTGCTGCTGATGACGCTGTGGCTGCCCTTCGTCAACTACAGCCGGACCTACCGCGACGTCGCGCAGCAGATCGCCGCGCACCTGCCGGCCGACTACGAGTGCATCTCGCCCGTCCGGCTCGGCGACGCGCAGATCGCGACCTTTGCCTACTTCGGCGACATGCACTTCTCGTTCACCGACGACTGCGACGTGCTGCTGCGCCAGGACCGCGCCGACTACGGCGAGCCCAGCTCGATCTCGCAATACGTATGGCGCCTCGTCTGGGAAGGCCGCCGCATCGCCGACCGTGACGAGCGCTTCCGCCTCTACGAGCGGATCGAGCGGCCGAAGCCGCCCGTCAAGCGCCGGCCGGCGCGCCCGCGGAACTGA
- a CDS encoding type B 50S ribosomal protein L31 → MKEGIHPNYREVVFQDMSNGFKFVTRSTIQTRETIELEGKTYPLAKIEVSSESHSFYTGQQKIMDTAGRVEKFKNKFGSRANGKAAK, encoded by the coding sequence ATGAAAGAAGGCATTCACCCGAATTACCGCGAAGTCGTTTTCCAAGACATGTCGAACGGCTTCAAGTTCGTGACGCGCTCGACCATCCAGACGCGCGAAACGATCGAACTCGAAGGCAAGACCTACCCGCTCGCCAAGATCGAAGTGTCGTCGGAATCGCACTCGTTCTACACCGGCCAGCAGAAGATCATGGACACGGCCGGCCGCGTCGAGAAGTTCAAGAACAAGTTCGGCTCGCGCGCGAACGGCAAGGCGGCAAAGTAA
- a CDS encoding zinc-dependent peptidase: MLAKFAQWFGARRRDRALRAHAIPDPLWQSTVERLPFLAHLSADDLQRLRELASLFLARKSFSTAHDLELTDAMTVGIAAQACLPVLNLDLDLYRGWVGVIVYPGEFVIRKTVEDEDGVVHEVEQDASGEAWEGGPVILSWEDAQMTDGSDAYNVVIHEFAHKIDMINGAADGHPPLFRRWHAPFIDAERWSDVFDHAYDQFCRRVDSVSDRAWARFERDSLIDPYAADHPSEFFAVCSEALFVQPHAFESEFPELYRLLARYYRQDPAGSGALAAPA, translated from the coding sequence ATGCTCGCCAAATTCGCCCAGTGGTTCGGCGCCCGCCGCCGCGACCGCGCGCTGCGCGCCCACGCGATTCCCGACCCGCTGTGGCAGTCCACCGTCGAACGCCTGCCGTTCCTCGCCCATCTGTCCGCCGACGACCTGCAACGCCTGCGCGAACTGGCAAGCCTGTTTCTCGCCCGCAAGTCGTTCTCCACCGCGCACGACCTCGAGCTGACCGACGCAATGACGGTCGGCATCGCCGCCCAGGCCTGCCTGCCCGTGCTGAACCTCGATCTCGACCTGTATCGCGGCTGGGTCGGCGTCATCGTGTATCCGGGCGAGTTCGTGATCCGCAAGACCGTCGAGGACGAGGACGGCGTCGTGCACGAAGTCGAGCAGGACGCGAGCGGCGAGGCGTGGGAAGGCGGCCCGGTGATCCTGTCGTGGGAGGACGCGCAGATGACCGACGGCAGCGACGCCTACAACGTCGTGATCCACGAGTTCGCGCACAAGATCGACATGATCAACGGCGCGGCCGATGGGCATCCGCCCCTTTTTCGCCGCTGGCACGCGCCGTTCATCGACGCCGAGCGCTGGTCCGACGTGTTCGATCATGCCTACGACCAGTTCTGCCGCCGCGTGGATTCCGTGTCCGATCGCGCCTGGGCCCGTTTCGAGCGGGATTCGCTGATCGATCCCTATGCGGCCGACCATCCGTCGGAGTTCTTCGCGGTCTGCAGCGAGGCCCTGTTCGTGCAGCCGCACGCATTCGAATCCGAGTTTCCCGAGCTGTACCGCCTGCTCGCCCGCTACTACCGGCAGGATCCGGCCGGATCCGGGGCGCTCGCGGCGCCGGCGTGA